A genomic segment from Variovorax paradoxus B4 encodes:
- a CDS encoding ATP-grasp domain-containing protein, with product MKQAGAMQAIAVAAISARAMAEAAASDGFKVIALDLFGDVDTRRAASRWLPIGAPGSLHIESESVLAALHTLAREGEGGEPVLGWIAGSGFEGEPELLEEGAAVLPLIGTAPAAVRRLRDPAAFFGFLAAHVIPFPQVMLQPPEDPAGWLMKDAHGCGGWHVRHAPWSMDEPPSSHHYFQREMPGLPMSATFIANGRDVHVLGFNEQTVRRFGTRPFVFCGAVGPVPVAEDMARRVTAIARTLTAEFELRGLCSLDFMRDGDAIGVLEVNPRPPASMSLYRMPAGSPGVMQAHLRACLDGELPPPVPSHAQEVEGIEIVFAQQPLQLDAAAAQRLAAWPGIRDLPEAGQRFDIDDPLCTLTASGSNAQQVRARLNEGRERLLQSLETKA from the coding sequence TTGAAGCAGGCCGGCGCAATGCAGGCGATTGCCGTTGCCGCCATCTCTGCGCGCGCCATGGCCGAGGCGGCGGCAAGCGACGGCTTCAAGGTCATTGCGCTCGATCTGTTCGGCGATGTCGACACGCGCCGTGCTGCGTCGCGCTGGTTGCCCATCGGGGCGCCGGGCAGTTTGCACATCGAGTCCGAAAGCGTCCTGGCCGCGTTGCACACGCTTGCGCGGGAGGGCGAAGGAGGCGAGCCGGTGCTGGGCTGGATCGCAGGCAGCGGCTTCGAAGGCGAGCCCGAATTGCTGGAAGAGGGCGCGGCCGTGCTGCCGCTGATCGGCACCGCGCCCGCCGCCGTGCGGCGCCTGCGCGATCCGGCGGCTTTCTTCGGCTTTCTTGCGGCGCACGTCATACCCTTTCCGCAAGTGATGCTGCAGCCGCCCGAGGATCCCGCAGGATGGCTGATGAAGGACGCGCACGGCTGCGGCGGCTGGCATGTCCGCCATGCGCCCTGGTCGATGGACGAGCCGCCATCTTCGCACCACTATTTCCAGCGCGAAATGCCGGGGCTGCCGATGTCGGCCACCTTCATCGCCAACGGCCGAGACGTTCATGTGCTCGGCTTCAACGAACAGACTGTGCGCCGCTTCGGCACGCGGCCTTTCGTGTTCTGCGGTGCCGTCGGGCCGGTGCCCGTGGCAGAGGACATGGCACGCCGCGTGACGGCCATCGCGCGCACGCTGACTGCGGAGTTCGAGCTGCGCGGCCTGTGCAGCCTCGACTTCATGCGCGACGGCGATGCCATCGGCGTGCTGGAAGTCAATCCCAGGCCGCCGGCCAGCATGAGCCTCTACAGAATGCCTGCCGGTTCGCCGGGCGTGATGCAGGCGCATCTGCGCGCCTGCCTGGATGGCGAACTGCCGCCGCCGGTGCCATCGCATGCGCAAGAGGTCGAAGGCATCGAGATTGTCTTCGCGCAGCAGCCGTTGCAGCTCGACGCGGCCGCGGCGCAGCGCCTCGCCGCATGGCCCGGCATCCGCGACTTGCCCGAAGCCGGCCAGCGCTTCGACATCGACGACCCCCTGTGCACCCTGACCGCGAGTGGCAGCAACGCGCAGCAGGTGCGCGCCCGCTTGAACGAAGGCCGCGAGCGGCTGCTGCAATCACTGGAGACAAAGGCATGA
- a CDS encoding NAD(P)-dependent methylenetetrahydromethanopterin dehydrogenase — protein MERPRILHMFTPGRQMSPFDINMAADAGYQIIVPYCEVGLDRITGLTQDTIFSRGPKGVARTGIFIGGRDAQLAADMLERARTSMVKPFVVSLMADPSGAYTTAAAMVACVEAALKRHHAQGLEGQRVVILGGTGPVGRVAGVIAAQAGAEVYLSSRNGIDAAQEAADETGQRFGVKLHGLSGGDPDAVRRSIADADVLLACAAAGVQVVSSEALGAATRLKVAADVNAVPPEGIAGVGVMDDAKPLAGTQAVAIGALAVGNVKYQTQHRLLVQMCEAEKAQVLSFPEAFAVARAFLVEQAGKTA, from the coding sequence ATGGAACGTCCCCGCATCCTCCACATGTTCACCCCCGGCCGACAGATGAGTCCGTTCGACATCAACATGGCAGCGGACGCCGGCTACCAGATCATCGTGCCCTACTGCGAAGTGGGCCTGGACCGCATCACCGGGCTGACGCAGGACACCATCTTCTCGCGCGGGCCGAAAGGCGTGGCGCGCACCGGCATCTTCATCGGCGGGCGCGATGCGCAACTGGCAGCCGACATGCTCGAGCGCGCACGAACCTCGATGGTCAAGCCCTTCGTCGTCTCGCTGATGGCCGACCCGAGCGGCGCCTACACCACGGCCGCGGCCATGGTGGCCTGCGTCGAGGCCGCGTTGAAGCGTCACCACGCCCAGGGCCTGGAAGGCCAGCGCGTGGTGATCCTCGGCGGCACGGGGCCGGTGGGCCGCGTGGCGGGCGTGATCGCGGCGCAGGCCGGTGCCGAGGTGTACCTGTCCAGCCGCAACGGCATCGATGCGGCGCAGGAAGCGGCCGATGAAACCGGGCAGCGCTTCGGCGTGAAGCTGCACGGCCTCTCGGGCGGCGACCCCGACGCCGTGCGCCGCTCCATCGCCGATGCCGACGTGCTGCTGGCCTGTGCGGCTGCGGGCGTGCAGGTCGTATCGAGCGAGGCGCTCGGCGCCGCGACGCGGCTCAAGGTGGCGGCCGACGTGAACGCCGTGCCGCCCGAAGGCATTGCCGGCGTGGGCGTGATGGACGACGCCAAGCCATTGGCCGGCACGCAGGCCGTGGCCATCGGCGCGCTGGCGGTGGGCAACGTCAAGTACCAGACGCAGCATCGGCTGCTGGTGCAGATGTGCGAGGCCGAAAAAGCGCAGGTGCTGAGCTTTCCCGAAGCCTTTGCGGTGGCCCGCGCGTTCCTGGTCGAGCAGGCCGGAAAGACGGCTTGA
- a CDS encoding beta-ribofuranosylaminobenzene 5'-phosphate synthase family protein, with protein MSSTDLAFASRLDQSVRTVSVSAPGRLHLGFLDPSGSLGRAFGSLGLVIDGFTTDVELSASASDHLAADTPAGEAELARAADYLAVLKQRSGRHAPLSLRLRHALPTHAGFGSGTQLASAIGRAFAEWHGLDLDTGTLAHWLGRGLRSGVGIAGFDSGGLLLDGGPGPDGLPAPLLSRIEFPGEWRVIVVQDPAHKGLSGGAEKKAIAALPPLPQAGAAEICHQVLMRVLPGAARAEFAPFAAGINRMQQLLGEHFASAQGGIYTSAAVGRLMHWFADASRGHDAAVGQSSWGPTSFVIMPSHVRAEMLVDAARAAGQLDPRLELRIVSGRNRGAVVRDRTAEPRKR; from the coding sequence ATGAGCTCCACCGACCTCGCCTTTGCTTCCAGGCTCGACCAGAGCGTTCGCACGGTGAGCGTGAGCGCGCCCGGGCGCCTGCACCTGGGCTTTCTGGACCCCTCGGGCTCGCTCGGGCGTGCGTTCGGCAGCCTGGGGCTGGTGATCGACGGCTTCACCACCGACGTGGAGCTGTCGGCGTCCGCGTCGGACCACCTGGCGGCCGATACGCCGGCCGGCGAAGCGGAACTGGCCCGCGCTGCGGACTATCTGGCGGTGCTGAAGCAGCGCAGCGGCCGCCATGCGCCGCTGTCGCTGCGGCTGCGCCATGCGCTGCCGACGCATGCGGGCTTCGGCTCGGGCACGCAGCTGGCGTCGGCGATCGGGCGGGCCTTTGCCGAATGGCACGGGCTCGATCTGGACACGGGCACGCTGGCGCACTGGCTCGGCCGCGGCCTGCGCTCGGGGGTCGGGATCGCGGGCTTCGACAGCGGCGGCCTGCTCCTCGATGGCGGCCCGGGCCCGGACGGGCTGCCTGCGCCGCTGCTGTCGCGCATCGAGTTTCCCGGGGAATGGCGCGTCATCGTGGTCCAGGACCCCGCGCACAAGGGCCTGTCGGGCGGCGCGGAGAAGAAGGCCATTGCGGCCTTGCCGCCCTTGCCGCAGGCGGGCGCGGCCGAGATCTGCCATCAGGTTCTGATGCGGGTTCTGCCCGGCGCCGCGCGTGCGGAGTTCGCACCGTTTGCCGCGGGCATCAACCGCATGCAGCAGCTGCTCGGCGAGCACTTCGCGTCGGCGCAGGGCGGCATCTACACGAGCGCTGCAGTCGGGCGGCTGATGCACTGGTTCGCGGATGCGAGCCGCGGGCATGATGCGGCCGTCGGCCAGAGCTCATGGGGCCCCACGAGTTTCGTGATCATGCCTTCGCACGTGCGGGCCGAAATGCTCGTCGATGCTGCGCGTGCCGCCGGGCAGCTCGACCCGCGGCTCGAGCTGCGCATCGTCTCGGGCCGCAACCGCGGGGCGGTGGTGCGCGACCGTACTGCCGAGCCGCGCAAGCGCTGA
- a CDS encoding IS3 family transposase (programmed frameshift), producing MARYGQAFKDRAVARLLPPESSALEVVAREVGIGVQTLERWREDAQSMPARGRAWTARARLEAVITTAAMPEAAKSAWCREHGVYPADLDKWRSSATAALAQPEEARASPQATRADRKRIKELERDLLRKDRALAETAALLVLFKKSRGDLPQGRGRMIGLEDRRIVAQNISKAHTAGARLRLACESAGIDVRTLQRWQAHEGLTAGDGRPQAVRPIPGHALSQEERAQLLAVANEPRFAAVPPARIVPMLADEGVYLASESSFSRVLRAHGQSAHRGRAKAPRVVRPPTTHIAETPRQVWCWDMTYLPAQVLGRWFHLYLILDLYSRKIVGWEVHDTDDSDHAVHLVRRTALAEGIATLDTKPVLHGDNGSTLKATTVLAMLNWLGVKPSYSRPRVSDDNAYAEALFRTAKYRPEFPARGFADLDHARSWAAGFVRWYNHDHRHSGIRYVSPAQRHNGDDQAILAARHALYTRARALNPARWSGPTRNWSPIGAVTLNPERDCIVQAHARNPNIQPLAA from the exons GTGGCTCGATACGGACAAGCATTCAAGGACCGGGCGGTAGCAAGGTTGCTGCCGCCGGAGAGTTCGGCGCTGGAGGTAGTGGCGCGCGAGGTTGGCATTGGAGTGCAGACACTGGAGCGTTGGCGCGAGGATGCGCAGTCCATGCCCGCCCGAGGGCGGGCATGGACTGCGCGCGCGCGGCTTGAGGCGGTGATCACGACGGCGGCGATGCCCGAGGCGGCCAAGAGCGCCTGGTGCCGCGAGCACGGGGTATACCCAGCCGATCTGGACAAGTGGCGATCGAGCGCCACTGCCGCGCTGGCACAGCCTGAAGAGGCCCGTGCCAGCCCGCAGGCCACGCGGGCCGACCGCAAACGCATCAAGGAGCTCGAGCGCGACCTGCTGCGCAAGGACCGGGCGCTGGCCGAGACCGCAGCCCTGTTGGTACTCT TCAAAAAATCTCGAGGCGATCTTCCACAAGGGAGGGGACGAATGATCGGCCTCGAAGATCGCCGGATCGTGGCCCAGAACATCTCCAAGGCTCACACCGCCGGCGCGCGGCTGCGCCTGGCCTGCGAGAGCGCCGGCATCGACGTGCGCACCCTGCAGCGTTGGCAGGCTCATGAAGGCCTCACCGCGGGCGATGGCAGGCCGCAGGCCGTGCGCCCCATACCCGGCCATGCCCTGAGCCAGGAAGAGCGCGCACAGCTGCTGGCGGTGGCCAATGAGCCGCGGTTCGCTGCCGTGCCGCCGGCGCGCATCGTGCCCATGCTGGCCGATGAGGGTGTGTACTTGGCCAGCGAGTCCAGCTTCAGTCGCGTCCTGCGCGCGCACGGGCAGAGCGCCCATCGCGGTCGTGCCAAGGCGCCCAGGGTCGTGCGCCCTCCCACGACGCACATCGCCGAGACACCGCGACAAGTCTGGTGCTGGGACATGACGTACCTGCCCGCGCAGGTGCTCGGGCGCTGGTTCCATCTCTACCTGATCCTGGACCTGTACAGCCGCAAGATCGTGGGCTGGGAGGTTCACGACACGGACGACTCCGACCATGCCGTGCACCTGGTGCGCCGCACGGCGCTGGCCGAGGGCATCGCCACCCTGGACACCAAGCCGGTGCTGCATGGCGACAACGGCTCCACATTGAAGGCCACGACAGTGCTGGCGATGCTCAACTGGCTGGGCGTGAAGCCGTCGTACTCCAGGCCTCGCGTGAGCGACGACAACGCCTATGCGGAAGCATTGTTCAGAACGGCCAAGTACCGCCCGGAGTTCCCCGCCAGGGGCTTCGCCGACCTGGACCACGCGCGCTCCTGGGCGGCCGGCTTCGTGCGTTGGTACAACCATGACCATCGACACAGCGGCATTCGCTACGTCAGCCCTGCGCAACGCCACAACGGCGACGATCAAGCCATCCTCGCTGCTCGCCACGCGCTGTACACCCGTGCCCGCGCGCTCAACCCAGCACGATGGTCAGGGCCTACACGCAACTGGTCGCCCATCGGCGCAGTGACTCTCAACCCCGAACGTGACTGCATCGTTCAGGCACATGCGAGGAACCCCAACATACAGCCGCTGGCTGCATGA
- a CDS encoding aspartate kinase codes for MALIVHKYGGTSMGSTERIKNVAKRVAKWARAGHQMIVVPSAMSGETNRLLGLAKELAPSKPSDAHGRELDMLASTGEQASSALLAIALQAEGMEAVSYAGWQVSVRTDNSYTKARIESIDDERVRADLDAGKVVVITGFQGVDDSGNITTLGRGGSDTSAVAIAAAMKAHECLIYTDVDGVYTTDPRVEPDARRLSTVSFEEMLEMASLGSKVLQIRSVEFAGKYKVPLRVLSSFTPWDIDINEEAKSGTLITFEEDENMEQAVVSGIAFNRDEAKISVLGVPDKPGIAYHILGAVADANIEVDVIIQNLSKDGRTDFSFTVHRNEYAKTVDLLQSKVMPSLGATEIVGDTKICKVSIVGIGMRSHVGVASKMFRVLSEEGINIQMISTSEIKTSVVIDEKYMELAVRALHKAFDLDQPAA; via the coding sequence ATGGCATTGATCGTTCACAAATACGGCGGTACGTCGATGGGCTCGACCGAGCGCATCAAGAATGTCGCCAAGCGCGTTGCCAAGTGGGCGCGCGCCGGCCACCAGATGATCGTGGTCCCGAGTGCCATGAGCGGCGAAACCAATCGCCTGCTCGGCCTGGCCAAGGAACTGGCGCCCAGCAAACCGAGCGACGCCCACGGGCGCGAACTCGACATGCTCGCCTCGACCGGCGAACAGGCTTCCTCTGCGCTGCTGGCCATTGCGCTGCAGGCCGAGGGCATGGAAGCCGTGAGCTACGCGGGCTGGCAGGTGTCGGTGCGCACCGACAACTCCTACACCAAGGCGCGCATCGAGAGCATCGACGACGAACGCGTGCGTGCCGACCTGGATGCCGGCAAGGTGGTGGTCATCACCGGCTTCCAGGGCGTGGACGACAGCGGCAACATCACCACGCTGGGCCGCGGCGGCAGCGACACCTCGGCCGTGGCCATTGCGGCCGCGATGAAGGCGCACGAGTGCCTGATCTACACCGATGTCGACGGTGTCTACACCACCGATCCGCGCGTGGAGCCCGATGCGCGCCGCCTCTCGACCGTGAGCTTCGAAGAGATGCTCGAAATGGCGAGCCTGGGCTCCAAGGTGCTGCAGATCCGCTCGGTGGAATTCGCCGGCAAGTACAAGGTGCCGCTGCGTGTGCTCTCGAGCTTCACGCCGTGGGACATCGACATCAATGAAGAGGCCAAGTCCGGCACGCTGATCACTTTCGAGGAAGACGAAAACATGGAACAAGCCGTCGTATCCGGCATCGCTTTCAACCGCGACGAAGCCAAGATCTCGGTGCTCGGCGTGCCCGACAAGCCGGGCATCGCGTATCACATCCTCGGTGCGGTGGCGGACGCCAACATCGAAGTCGACGTGATCATCCAGAACCTCAGCAAGGACGGCCGAACCGACTTCAGCTTCACCGTGCATCGCAACGAGTATGCGAAGACGGTCGACCTGCTGCAGTCGAAGGTCATGCCCTCGCTGGGCGCGACCGAGATCGTGGGCGACACCAAGATCTGCAAGGTCAGCATCGTGGGCATCGGCATGCGCAGCCACGTGGGCGTTGCCAGCAAGATGTTCCGCGTGCTGAGCGAAGAGGGCATCAACATCCAGATGATTTCCACCAGCGAGATCAAGACCTCGGTCGTGATCGACGAAAAATACATGGAATTGGCCGTGCGCGCCCTGCACAAAGCCTTCGACCTGGACCAACCGGCCGCCTGA
- the tilS gene encoding tRNA lysidine(34) synthetase TilS gives MNEAFERAMAAFEPAHLPLAVGFSGGADSTALLAACASAWPGRVVAFHVHHGLQAAADDFERHCAAVCERLGVPLVVHRVDARHAQGDSPEDAARRARYEAFAAMARTDTTAGAIKSIVLGHHADDQVETLLLALSRGAGLPGLAAMPAHAQRNGLDVHRPLLAVPGADIRAWLKGLDLPWIEDPTNEDERYTRNRIRAVLLPALARTFPQFRATFARSIGHAAQAQELLGELAAQDLAVVGNPPRIAALQALSRARQANVLRHWLMQAHGCAPSAAQLDQLLDQVRACTTRGHRIHLKVANGFAQRRGDLLHWYNSGPSPKASR, from the coding sequence ATGAACGAAGCCTTCGAACGCGCCATGGCCGCGTTCGAGCCGGCGCATTTGCCGCTGGCGGTGGGCTTCAGCGGCGGTGCGGATTCCACGGCCCTGCTGGCCGCTTGCGCATCGGCCTGGCCGGGCCGGGTGGTTGCCTTTCATGTGCACCATGGCCTGCAGGCCGCGGCCGACGATTTCGAGCGCCATTGCGCGGCCGTGTGCGAGCGCCTCGGCGTGCCGCTGGTGGTGCACCGCGTGGACGCACGGCATGCGCAGGGCGACAGCCCCGAAGATGCGGCACGCCGCGCCCGCTACGAGGCCTTTGCCGCGATGGCGCGCACGGACACAACGGCTGGCGCTATCAAATCGATAGTCCTCGGGCACCATGCCGACGACCAGGTCGAGACCCTTCTGCTGGCCCTCTCCAGGGGCGCGGGTCTGCCGGGGCTCGCTGCCATGCCCGCGCATGCGCAGCGCAATGGCCTGGACGTCCACCGTCCGCTCCTGGCGGTGCCCGGCGCCGACATCCGGGCGTGGCTGAAAGGCCTCGATCTGCCCTGGATCGAAGACCCGACCAACGAGGACGAGCGCTACACCCGCAACCGGATTCGCGCCGTGCTGTTGCCGGCGCTGGCGCGCACTTTCCCCCAGTTCCGCGCCACCTTCGCCCGCAGCATCGGGCATGCCGCGCAGGCACAGGAGCTGCTGGGCGAACTCGCGGCGCAGGACCTGGCCGTGGTGGGCAATCCGCCCCGCATCGCCGCGCTGCAGGCGCTTTCGCGCGCGCGGCAGGCCAATGTGCTGCGGCACTGGCTGATGCAGGCGCACGGCTGCGCGCCCAGCGCGGCGCAGCTCGACCAGCTGCTGGACCAGGTTCGCGCCTGCACCACCCGCGGCCATCGGATCCACCTCAAGGTGGCCAATGGATTTGCCCAGCGCAGGGGCGACCTGCTGCATTGGTACAATTCCGGGCCCTCGCCCAAGGCTTCGCGCTGA
- a CDS encoding acetyl-CoA carboxylase carboxyltransferase subunit alpha codes for MAKRTFLDFEQPIAELETKIEELRYVQTESAVDISEEIDQLGKKSQQLTKDIYSDLTPWQITKIARHPERPYTLDYVNEIFTDFVELHGDRHFSDDLSIVGGLARFNGTPCMVLGHQKGRDTKERTARNFGMSKPEGYRKALRLMKTAEKFKLPVFTFVDTPGAYPGIDAEERGQSEAIGRNIYEMAQLEVPIIVTIIGEGGSGGALAISVGDQLVMLQYSIYSVISPEGCASILWKTSDKAQEAADALGITAHRLKALGLVDKIVNEPVGGAHRDHRQMAAFLKRALNDAFRQVSDLKPKELLERRYERLQSYGRFNDTKADTGR; via the coding sequence TTGGCGAAACGAACCTTCCTCGACTTCGAGCAGCCCATTGCTGAACTCGAAACAAAGATCGAAGAACTGCGCTATGTACAGACCGAATCGGCGGTCGACATCTCGGAGGAAATCGACCAGCTCGGCAAGAAAAGCCAGCAGCTCACCAAAGACATCTACAGCGACCTGACGCCCTGGCAGATCACCAAGATCGCGCGGCATCCGGAGCGGCCCTACACGCTCGACTACGTCAACGAGATCTTCACCGACTTCGTCGAACTGCACGGCGACCGGCACTTTTCCGACGACCTCTCCATCGTGGGCGGCCTGGCGCGCTTCAACGGCACGCCGTGCATGGTGCTCGGCCACCAGAAGGGGCGCGACACCAAGGAGCGCACCGCGCGCAACTTCGGCATGAGCAAGCCCGAGGGCTACCGCAAGGCCCTGCGCCTCATGAAGACGGCCGAGAAATTCAAGCTGCCGGTCTTCACCTTCGTCGATACGCCCGGCGCCTATCCGGGCATCGACGCCGAGGAGCGCGGCCAGTCCGAAGCCATCGGCCGCAACATCTACGAAATGGCGCAGCTCGAAGTGCCGATCATCGTCACCATCATCGGCGAAGGCGGCTCCGGCGGCGCGCTGGCCATTTCGGTGGGCGACCAGCTCGTGATGCTGCAATATTCGATCTATTCGGTCATCAGCCCGGAAGGCTGCGCCTCCATTCTCTGGAAGACCAGCGACAAGGCGCAGGAAGCGGCCGATGCCCTCGGCATCACCGCGCACCGCCTGAAGGCACTGGGCCTGGTCGACAAGATCGTGAACGAACCGGTCGGCGGCGCGCACCGCGACCATCGCCAGATGGCCGCTTTCCTCAAGCGCGCGCTCAACGACGCCTTCCGCCAGGTCAGCGACCTGAAGCCGAAGGAGCTGCTCGAGCGCCGCTACGAACGCCTGCAGAGCTACGGGCGCTTCAACGACACCAAGGCCGACACCGGCAGATAA
- a CDS encoding DNA-3-methyladenine glycosylase family protein has product MPASKNPAVQIFTPDYWEEACKHLSKKDRVMKRLIPKFGDACLESRGDAFTTLARSIVGQQISVKAAQTVWDKFALLPRKLTPANVLKLKVDDMRGAGLSARKVEYLVDLAIHFDSGAVHVDAWKDMADELIIDELVAIRGIGRWTAEMFLIFHLMRPNVLPVDDLGLLNGISVNYFSGDPVSRSDARDVAVAWAPYCSVATWYIWRSLDPVPVAY; this is encoded by the coding sequence ATGCCTGCTTCGAAAAACCCGGCGGTTCAGATCTTCACGCCGGACTATTGGGAAGAGGCCTGCAAGCACCTGTCCAAGAAGGACCGCGTGATGAAGCGGTTGATCCCGAAGTTCGGCGATGCCTGCCTCGAGTCGCGCGGCGACGCATTCACCACGCTCGCGCGCAGCATCGTGGGCCAGCAGATTTCGGTGAAGGCTGCGCAGACGGTGTGGGACAAGTTCGCGCTGTTGCCGCGCAAGCTGACGCCGGCCAACGTGCTCAAGCTCAAGGTCGACGACATGCGCGGGGCGGGGCTGTCGGCGCGCAAGGTCGAGTACCTGGTCGACCTGGCCATTCACTTCGATTCGGGCGCCGTGCACGTCGACGCCTGGAAGGACATGGCCGACGAGCTCATCATCGATGAACTCGTGGCCATCCGCGGCATCGGCCGCTGGACGGCCGAGATGTTCCTCATCTTCCACCTGATGCGCCCCAACGTGCTGCCGGTCGACGACCTCGGCCTGCTCAACGGCATCAGCGTGAACTATTTTTCGGGCGATCCGGTGAGCCGCAGCGATGCCCGCGACGTCGCCGTGGCCTGGGCGCCGTATTGCAGCGTGGCGACTTGGTATATTTGGCGATCGCTCGACCCGGTACCGGTCGCATACTGA
- the cysS gene encoding cysteine--tRNA ligase: MSLRIYNTLSRELEEFSPLQPGRVRMYVCGMTVYDLCHLGHARSMIAFDVVQRWLKASGYAVTYVRNITDIDDKIIRRAVENGETIRSLTDRMIDALHEDADALGIERPTHEPRATDYIPQMLSMIGTLEKKGLAYRSDNGDVNYAVRKFPGYGKLSGKSIDELHAGERVAVLDGKDDPLDPVLWKSAKASEPEEVKWASEFGPGRPGWHIECSAMACELLGETLDIHGGGEDLQFPHHENEIAQSEGATGKPLANYWMHNGFIVTDNEKMSKSLGNFFLIRDVLKKYDAETIRFFVVRAHYRRPLNYSDVHLDDARASLKRLYTALDLVAPQAVAIDWSDPYAARFKAAMDEDFATPEAVAVLFDLAGEVNRTQSPAQAGLLKALGGCLNILQDDPTRFLRAGTTLDEATIQAQIDARAAAKAAKNFAEADRIRNDLLAQGIVLKDSPTGTTWAAAQ; encoded by the coding sequence ATGAGTCTGCGCATCTACAACACGCTTTCGCGTGAACTGGAGGAGTTCTCCCCATTGCAACCGGGCCGGGTGCGCATGTACGTGTGCGGCATGACGGTCTATGACCTGTGCCACCTGGGCCACGCCCGCTCGATGATCGCGTTCGACGTCGTGCAGCGCTGGCTCAAGGCGAGCGGCTATGCCGTGACCTACGTGCGCAACATCACCGACATCGACGACAAGATCATTCGCCGTGCCGTCGAGAACGGCGAGACGATCCGCTCGCTCACCGACCGCATGATCGACGCGCTGCACGAAGATGCCGATGCGCTCGGCATCGAGCGGCCCACCCATGAACCCCGCGCCACCGACTACATCCCGCAGATGCTGTCGATGATCGGCACGCTCGAGAAGAAGGGCCTGGCCTATCGCTCGGACAACGGCGACGTGAACTACGCGGTGCGCAAGTTCCCGGGCTATGGCAAGCTCAGCGGCAAGTCCATCGACGAACTGCACGCGGGCGAGCGCGTGGCCGTGCTTGACGGCAAGGACGATCCGCTCGATCCGGTGCTCTGGAAGAGTGCCAAGGCGAGCGAACCCGAGGAAGTGAAGTGGGCCAGCGAGTTCGGCCCGGGCCGTCCCGGCTGGCATATCGAGTGCTCGGCCATGGCCTGCGAGCTGCTGGGCGAAACACTCGACATCCATGGCGGCGGCGAAGACCTGCAGTTTCCGCACCACGAGAACGAAATTGCGCAGAGCGAAGGCGCAACCGGCAAGCCGCTGGCCAACTACTGGATGCACAACGGCTTCATCGTGACCGACAACGAGAAGATGTCCAAGAGCCTGGGCAACTTCTTCCTGATCCGCGACGTGCTCAAGAAGTACGACGCCGAAACCATCCGCTTCTTCGTCGTGCGGGCGCACTATCGCCGCCCGCTCAACTACAGCGACGTGCATCTCGACGATGCCCGCGCTTCGCTCAAGCGGCTCTACACGGCGCTCGACCTGGTCGCACCGCAAGCGGTGGCCATCGACTGGAGCGACCCGTATGCGGCGCGCTTCAAGGCCGCGATGGACGAGGACTTTGCAACGCCCGAGGCCGTGGCCGTGCTGTTCGACCTGGCGGGCGAAGTGAACCGCACGCAGTCGCCCGCGCAGGCTGGGCTGCTGAAGGCGCTCGGCGGATGCCTGAACATCCTGCAGGACGATCCGACGCGCTTCCTGCGCGCGGGCACCACGCTGGACGAAGCCACTATCCAGGCGCAGATCGACGCGCGCGCGGCCGCCAAGGCCGCGAAGAATTTTGCCGAGGCCGATCGCATCCGCAACGACCTCCTGGCGCAGGGCATCGTGCTGAAGGATTCGCCCACCGGTACAACCTGGGCCGCAGCGCAGTGA
- a CDS encoding tetratricopeptide repeat protein, giving the protein MKHVAFSKLSIAFALLFSLWGSAAYANDYDDVNQLLRQGKSNEALAKADAYIAGKPRDPQMRFLRGVILTEQKKQNEAIAAFTQMTQDFPELPEPYNNLAALYASQSKFDQARAALEQALKLNPNYATAHENLGDVYARLAAQEYVRAQQFASTTASVAPKLSLIRQIFTPKAEADAAALPAAPPEVRKPVGRSSK; this is encoded by the coding sequence ATGAAGCACGTCGCGTTCTCCAAACTCTCCATCGCCTTCGCACTGCTGTTCAGCCTGTGGGGTTCCGCTGCCTACGCCAACGACTACGACGACGTCAACCAGCTGCTGCGCCAGGGCAAGTCGAACGAGGCGCTCGCCAAGGCCGATGCCTACATTGCCGGCAAGCCACGCGACCCACAGATGCGCTTTCTGCGCGGCGTGATCCTCACCGAGCAAAAAAAGCAGAACGAGGCCATTGCCGCGTTCACGCAGATGACGCAGGACTTTCCCGAACTGCCCGAGCCCTACAACAACCTGGCTGCGCTCTACGCATCGCAGAGCAAGTTCGACCAGGCGCGCGCCGCGCTGGAGCAGGCGCTCAAGCTGAACCCCAACTACGCCACCGCGCACGAGAACCTCGGCGACGTCTATGCCCGCCTGGCGGCCCAGGAATATGTGCGGGCGCAGCAATTCGCCAGCACCACCGCCAGCGTGGCGCCCAAGCTCTCGCTGATCCGCCAGATCTTCACGCCCAAGGCCGAAGCCGATGCCGCGGCCCTGCCGGCTGCACCGCCCGAAGTTCGCAAGCCGGTCGGCCGCTCCAGCAAGTAA